Proteins encoded in a region of the Cytobacillus pseudoceanisediminis genome:
- a CDS encoding electron transfer flavoprotein subunit beta/FixA family protein → MHIVVCVKQVPDTKIIKINPKTNTLDRRSAPAILNPYDAHAVQEAVKITKTIGKGTISVLSMGPPQAVAVIKKSIEIGADRGFLISDRAFAGADTLATSYALSKALERISKDMPVDLIICGKHAIDGDTGQVGPGIARRLDIPPVTNVIEVSELNEGEKTILIKRKITNGYELIQAQVPCLLTVEKEINSIEYSPMPNMIKAARYEPVIWSVNDLEEVDRTQLGLKGSPTIVGKMFTPPKPEGGKRLEGNAEEQVKQLMELLNDKKELFVSR, encoded by the coding sequence ATGCACATAGTAGTGTGTGTCAAGCAAGTGCCTGATACAAAAATTATTAAAATCAATCCCAAAACCAACACTCTTGACCGGCGCAGTGCACCTGCCATTTTAAATCCTTATGATGCCCATGCAGTACAGGAAGCAGTGAAAATAACAAAGACCATAGGAAAAGGCACCATTTCGGTTTTATCCATGGGACCTCCACAGGCTGTTGCTGTTATTAAGAAAAGCATCGAAATAGGAGCAGACCGCGGCTTTTTAATCTCAGACCGTGCATTTGCCGGCGCAGATACACTGGCAACAAGCTATGCTCTGTCTAAAGCATTGGAGCGTATTTCAAAAGATATGCCTGTGGATTTAATCATATGCGGAAAACATGCCATTGATGGAGATACCGGCCAGGTGGGACCAGGAATAGCAAGAAGGCTGGATATTCCGCCTGTTACAAATGTTATAGAGGTATCCGAACTTAATGAAGGTGAAAAAACGATACTGATCAAAAGGAAAATTACAAACGGATATGAATTAATACAAGCTCAAGTCCCTTGCCTGCTGACCGTTGAAAAAGAGATTAATAGCATAGAATACTCCCCTATGCCAAACATGATAAAAGCTGCCAGGTATGAGCCGGTTATCTGGTCTGTAAATGATCTTGAGGAAGTAGATCGTACACAGCTCGGGTTGAAAGGGTCTCCTACGATAGTGGGAAAAATGTTTACTCCTCCCAAGCCGGAAGGCGGAAAGAGGCTTGAAGGGAATGCGGAAGAACAGGTTAAGCAGCTGATGGAGCTGCTTAATGATAAGAAAGAGCTGTTTGTAAGCCGATAA
- a CDS encoding aspartyl-phosphate phosphatase Spo0E family protein, whose protein sequence is MRYKRIQLLTEIQQKRETMIETAKKNGMASQETVRCSQELDQLIFEYQCVVKREKEQKKRMRISFREMILLWKKAVV, encoded by the coding sequence TTGCGCTATAAAAGAATACAGCTGCTGACTGAAATTCAGCAAAAAAGGGAAACAATGATAGAAACGGCCAAGAAAAATGGAATGGCGAGCCAGGAAACGGTTCGCTGCAGCCAGGAACTTGATCAATTAATTTTTGAATATCAATGCGTCGTTAAAAGAGAGAAGGAACAAAAGAAAAGAATGAGGATTTCCTTCCGGGAAATGATTCTCTTATGGAAGAAAGCTGTTGTATAA
- a CDS encoding methylthioribulose 1-phosphate dehydratase: MSRVGEKWNELADIKEELAERDWFMGTSGNLAIKVSSHPLQFLVTASGKDKRKRTDEDFLLVDEYGHPAGETHLKPSAETLLHSEIYRRTKAECSLHVHTIDNNVISEIYGDQAAVTFKGQELIKAFDKWEEDAVLEIPIIPNHAHIPTLAKCFSSHVHEDSGTVLIRNHGITVWGRTSFEAKKILEASEFLFRYQLRLLAYKPDQLIKVV; the protein is encoded by the coding sequence ATGAGCAGAGTTGGGGAAAAATGGAATGAGCTTGCAGATATTAAGGAAGAGCTTGCAGAAAGGGACTGGTTTATGGGAACAAGCGGAAATCTGGCCATTAAGGTCAGCTCACATCCCCTTCAATTCCTCGTAACAGCAAGCGGAAAGGATAAAAGGAAACGCACTGATGAAGACTTTCTCCTTGTTGATGAATATGGACACCCGGCAGGGGAAACACATTTAAAGCCTTCTGCTGAAACACTTCTGCATTCTGAGATATATCGAAGAACGAAAGCTGAATGCAGTCTTCATGTACATACGATTGACAATAATGTCATTTCAGAAATTTATGGTGATCAGGCGGCGGTTACATTTAAAGGGCAAGAGCTGATTAAAGCATTTGATAAGTGGGAGGAAGATGCTGTTCTCGAGATTCCGATTATTCCGAATCATGCGCATATTCCAACGCTGGCAAAGTGTTTTTCTTCCCATGTACATGAAGATTCAGGTACCGTCTTGATAAGAAATCATGGAATTACAGTATGGGGCAGAACCTCCTTTGAGGCTAAAAAGATCCTTGAGGCTTCAGAGTTTCTGTTCCGTTATCAGTTAAGGCTCCTGGCATATAAGCCCGATCAGCTAATTAAAGTAGTTTAA
- a CDS encoding 2-hydroxy-3-keto-5-methylthiopentenyl-1-phosphate phosphatase, translating to MAKVAVFCDFDGTITENDNIIHIMKHFAPSQWEGIKNQVLGQEITIQEGVGKMFSLLPSSLKDAITDFILENARVREGFQPFIDYLEKEKIPLYIVSGGIDFFVAPVLDKYGPFEEVFCNSSDFSGDTINILWPHSCDEKCNKNCGCCKPSIMRKLVDENTFKVVIGDSVTDLEAAKQADFVIARDLLLEKSKEMNLNHSAFETFYDCIELLKRLNEVRV from the coding sequence ATGGCTAAAGTGGCGGTATTTTGTGATTTTGATGGAACTATTACCGAAAACGATAACATCATTCATATCATGAAGCACTTTGCTCCTTCTCAATGGGAGGGGATAAAAAATCAAGTTCTGGGACAGGAAATTACCATTCAAGAAGGAGTAGGAAAGATGTTTTCCCTTCTGCCAAGCAGTCTGAAAGATGCTATCACCGATTTCATCTTAGAAAATGCAAGAGTAAGAGAGGGATTTCAGCCATTTATCGATTATCTGGAAAAAGAAAAAATACCGCTTTATATAGTCAGCGGAGGAATAGATTTTTTTGTGGCTCCTGTACTGGATAAGTATGGACCCTTTGAAGAGGTGTTCTGCAATAGTTCTGATTTTAGCGGCGATACAATTAATATCTTATGGCCCCATAGCTGCGATGAAAAATGCAATAAGAATTGCGGCTGCTGCAAGCCTTCTATTATGAGGAAACTGGTGGATGAGAACACCTTTAAAGTGGTGATCGGAGATTCAGTAACCGATCTGGAGGCTGCCAAACAGGCAGACTTTGTCATTGCCAGAGATCTGCTCCTGGAGAAAAGCAAAGAGATGAACCTAAATCATTCTGCCTTTGAAACATTCTATGATTGCATTGAGCTTTTAAAAAGATTAAATGAGGTGAGGGTATGA
- a CDS encoding carbon-nitrogen family hydrolase — protein MKLKIACLQMDIAFGKPEDNFKAAEIMIKKALRDKPDVIVLPELWTTGYDLTRLGEIADQDAESSLVFLKEAAQSNRVHMIGGSVAKKTPDGIYNTLLIVDNQGDLIHEYSKLHLFKLMNEHLYLNGGTAKGVFSLENRKFAGMICYDIRFPEWVRTHTAEGAEALFVVAEWPLARLAHWRALLIARAIENQCYVIACNRSGSDPDNVFAGHSMIIDPWGEVLAEGSETEEILYAEIDLEKVKEVRSMIPIFTDRKPDYYY, from the coding sequence ATGAAATTAAAGATTGCCTGTTTGCAAATGGATATTGCATTTGGAAAACCTGAGGATAATTTTAAAGCAGCCGAAATCATGATTAAAAAGGCGCTTAGGGATAAACCGGATGTTATTGTGCTGCCGGAACTTTGGACGACTGGTTATGACTTGACCAGATTGGGTGAAATTGCAGACCAGGATGCAGAATCATCGCTAGTCTTTTTGAAAGAGGCCGCACAGAGCAATCGGGTTCATATGATTGGCGGATCTGTTGCAAAGAAAACACCCGATGGCATTTACAACACTCTGCTGATTGTAGATAACCAAGGTGACCTTATACATGAATACAGCAAGCTGCACTTGTTCAAGCTGATGAATGAACATCTCTATCTGAACGGAGGGACAGCCAAGGGAGTTTTTTCACTGGAAAATAGGAAGTTTGCAGGGATGATTTGTTATGATATCCGTTTTCCTGAGTGGGTGCGGACCCATACAGCGGAAGGTGCTGAAGCTTTATTTGTAGTAGCTGAATGGCCATTGGCCCGGCTGGCACATTGGCGGGCACTTTTGATTGCGCGTGCCATTGAAAACCAGTGCTACGTAATTGCATGCAACCGCTCCGGGTCTGATCCTGACAATGTCTTTGCTGGCCATTCGATGATTATAGATCCTTGGGGAGAAGTGCTTGCAGAAGGTTCTGAAACGGAAGAAATCCTATATGCTGAGATAGACCTGGAAAAAGTGAAAGAAGTCCGCAGCATGATTCCGATTTTTACCGACCGCAAACCGGATTATTACTATTGA
- a CDS encoding metalloregulator ArsR/SmtB family transcription factor: MQLNRLVAFYKTMGDPTRIRIVFLLAKGPLHGQAIAGKLGLTPPTITHHLNKLREINLVYQRRDKNTVYFYLNESVLKHQSGVLAKLADKEEVKKMEEQNIESQKVIENFFTKDGKLKNIPAQRKKRLMVFEHLIKGLKMGKKYEEKELNEYIQQYHEDYATIRREFIINHYMYRENGIYELNPPEMWAKIEG; encoded by the coding sequence ATGCAATTAAATCGTTTAGTAGCTTTTTATAAGACAATGGGAGACCCAACCAGAATCAGGATTGTTTTTCTCCTTGCCAAAGGGCCTTTGCATGGACAGGCGATAGCGGGGAAGCTTGGTTTAACTCCGCCAACCATTACTCATCATTTAAATAAACTGAGGGAAATAAACCTTGTTTATCAGAGAAGAGATAAAAATACTGTTTATTTTTATTTAAATGAATCCGTACTGAAACACCAATCAGGTGTTCTTGCAAAATTGGCAGATAAAGAGGAGGTTAAGAAAATGGAAGAACAAAATATAGAAAGCCAGAAGGTTATTGAAAATTTCTTTACCAAAGATGGAAAGCTGAAGAATATTCCTGCACAGAGGAAGAAGAGACTCATGGTTTTTGAGCATCTAATCAAAGGATTGAAAATGGGGAAAAAATATGAAGAAAAAGAGCTCAACGAATATATTCAACAGTATCATGAAGACTATGCTACGATACGCAGAGAATTTATTATAAATCATTATATGTACAGGGAAAATGGCATTTATGAATTAAACCCTCCGGAAATGTGGGCGAAAATAGAAGGGTAA
- a CDS encoding methylated-DNA--[protein]-cysteine S-methyltransferase gives MKGRVYSKTYTPAGDIYIVIENGILSALYIGEEDFLEGEDVLSLKLDPSDSLIKRCTNQLEEYFEGHRKEFDIPIEPHGTEFQKAVWKELCLIPFGETRSYQDIAFKIGKEKAVRAIGQANKANRLPIIIPCHRVIGKNKSLTGYAGNRTEIKEVLLALEGSNYIK, from the coding sequence ATGAAAGGCAGAGTTTATTCTAAAACATACACACCGGCAGGAGACATTTACATTGTCATTGAGAATGGAATCCTTTCGGCTTTATACATTGGGGAAGAAGATTTTCTCGAAGGGGAAGACGTTTTATCATTGAAATTGGATCCCTCCGACTCTTTAATTAAAAGGTGTACAAATCAGCTTGAGGAATACTTTGAAGGGCATAGGAAAGAGTTTGACATCCCCATTGAACCTCATGGCACTGAATTTCAAAAGGCAGTCTGGAAAGAGCTGTGCCTAATCCCATTTGGAGAGACAAGAAGTTATCAGGACATTGCTTTTAAAATAGGGAAAGAAAAAGCAGTGCGTGCCATTGGTCAGGCAAACAAGGCCAATCGCCTTCCGATCATTATTCCATGCCATCGCGTGATTGGAAAAAATAAATCGTTAACGGGTTATGCAGGAAACAGGACTGAAATTAAAGAAGTACTGCTAGCACTCGAAGGGTCTAATTATATAAAATAG
- a CDS encoding PAS domain-containing sensor histidine kinase codes for MNQEIRRLYARIETLEKENNILANNNSLKYNIFSRSNDGILIFDSQERIVDVNPSFAESIKTDKQHLIGRRLSDIVPKNRHFKLEKQRELLKKKESVRGILPIYNGRTIIEFDFTTSILNEDGLYMCILRDVTSKRLLERKVKKNEELYADLFIEALDGIIFWRGNGEIIDANEAACRIFECTHDELLNKKIKDFVYEKSERYKSIVKEMFVKGSIRDELVFLMPNGQFKSLEFTVKLNSVEGYHMTIFRNVSERHAMEKSLRESEQKFRMIFEGALEGILLWNNQFEIVDINQSGQRMLQMTKKELIGVSLHSILNDCNITDDELKEQIKNIHSAGQSDGNLSITLKSGRKKFFEFSNKLNIFSNISMTTFKDITEKLEMEEQLRKSDTLHVIGELAAGIAHEIRNPMTALKGFIQLLEDSVKEDHTMYFNVITTELSRIDSIINEFLILAKPQAVKFVEKDISQIMKETVDLLSAQAVLHNVQFRTYYEKNLPNVFCESNQMKKVFINIIKNAIEVMPKGGYITVSIQKGFDHKVHISIRDEGTGIPAHKIKKLGEPFYTTKERGTGLGLMVTYKIIEEHKGTIEVESKLGEGTVFHIHLPYSLKAGMK; via the coding sequence ATGAATCAGGAAATCAGGAGACTCTATGCCAGGATTGAGACTTTGGAAAAGGAAAATAATATTTTGGCCAATAATAATTCACTTAAATATAATATATTCTCACGCTCAAATGATGGAATTTTAATTTTTGATAGCCAGGAGAGAATTGTTGATGTCAATCCATCATTTGCTGAAAGTATAAAGACTGATAAACAACACCTGATCGGCAGGAGACTGTCTGATATCGTGCCGAAAAATAGACATTTCAAGCTTGAAAAGCAAAGGGAATTATTAAAGAAGAAGGAAAGTGTCAGGGGCATTCTGCCAATATATAACGGCAGAACGATAATAGAGTTTGATTTTACTACCAGCATCCTTAATGAGGACGGTCTTTATATGTGTATATTAAGAGATGTAACGAGTAAGCGGCTCCTCGAACGAAAAGTGAAAAAGAATGAAGAGCTGTATGCTGACCTATTTATTGAAGCCCTGGATGGAATCATTTTTTGGCGTGGAAATGGTGAGATCATTGATGCGAATGAAGCTGCTTGCCGAATTTTTGAATGTACTCATGATGAGCTTCTCAATAAAAAGATCAAAGATTTTGTATATGAAAAATCGGAAAGATACAAAAGCATTGTTAAAGAGATGTTCGTTAAGGGAAGCATACGGGATGAGCTAGTTTTTCTTATGCCAAATGGCCAGTTCAAATCTTTGGAGTTTACAGTGAAATTGAACTCCGTTGAAGGCTACCATATGACAATCTTCAGAAATGTCAGTGAGCGTCACGCTATGGAAAAAAGCTTGAGGGAAAGCGAACAAAAATTTCGCATGATATTTGAAGGTGCCCTTGAAGGGATTCTGCTCTGGAACAATCAGTTTGAAATAGTCGATATTAATCAATCAGGTCAGAGAATGCTCCAGATGACAAAAAAGGAGCTTATTGGTGTTTCGCTGCATAGTATTTTAAATGACTGCAATATAACCGATGATGAATTAAAGGAGCAGATAAAAAACATACACTCTGCGGGGCAATCAGACGGTAACCTTTCCATTACTCTGAAATCAGGCAGAAAGAAATTTTTTGAGTTTTCCAACAAGCTGAATATTTTTTCTAATATCAGTATGACAACATTTAAAGACATTACTGAGAAGCTGGAAATGGAAGAACAGCTTCGGAAATCAGACACTTTGCATGTGATTGGAGAATTGGCAGCAGGGATTGCCCACGAGATAAGAAACCCCATGACAGCACTTAAAGGCTTTATACAGCTGCTTGAGGACAGTGTGAAGGAAGATCATACTATGTATTTCAATGTGATTACCACTGAGCTTAGCAGGATTGATTCAATTATTAATGAATTTCTCATACTTGCTAAGCCTCAAGCTGTCAAATTTGTGGAAAAAGACATATCTCAAATCATGAAGGAAACAGTCGATCTCCTTAGTGCTCAGGCTGTGCTCCATAATGTTCAATTCAGGACTTATTATGAAAAGAATTTGCCCAATGTTTTCTGTGAATCCAATCAAATGAAAAAGGTCTTTATCAATATTATAAAAAATGCCATTGAAGTCATGCCTAAAGGTGGATATATTACTGTATCCATTCAGAAAGGGTTTGACCATAAAGTTCACATATCCATTAGGGACGAAGGGACAGGAATTCCTGCACATAAAATAAAAAAGCTTGGTGAACCTTTTTATACTACAAAGGAAAGAGGCACTGGACTTGGCTTAATGGTTACATATAAAATTATTGAAGAACACAAGGGAACAATTGAGGTGGAAAGCAAATTGGGGGAAGGAACTGTATTCCACATCCATTTGCCCTATTCTTTAAAGGCGGGAATGAAATGA
- a CDS encoding methyl-accepting chemotaxis protein — MLKGVRKFIPGNKERKESSRSKKFKIGKYFNKMASTKWWRNLKLGQKYGVALFVTIGLFTVSTVLTFFLLTIANSKLETVKDSGEKAIKITESAATFHHKGSTIGNFIIDSNPKHLKTFDELTEDFNKLKEEISPELSDSKSKTLFRQIDENDQKITSLFHDVIEPEVKLQHAREYRLGKLQADNIISETVDKLNTLGRMMKEDQQKAVSSAKYGLILTLIVLGISIIISAILGIASILFIGSIISKKLTAIVQFSNEIAGGNLNANSVEYEGDDEVAQLSRAMNSMKIKLQTMIQEINAVSGYVTERSGELNIAANEVKAASQQVASTMQELSGGAEDQAGSATRLSLMMDEYLEKVKEASYSGNEIKSASTEVLSLTENGNKLMKESQEQMRLINQIMKSSVDKVNGLDDQTKQITRLVKVIKEIADQTNLLALNAAIEAARAGEHGRGFAVVADEVRKLAEQVSFSVSDITKIVGGIQTESNSVATSLQTGYVQVEKGTGQIQLTGQTFQKIYEAVNSMSNNVSDISRSLEQVSINSAHMNQSIGSIAAVSEESAAGIEQTSASMAQTNHSMEEISDNAQSLSELAEQLNEMIAKFKL; from the coding sequence ATGTTGAAAGGGGTAAGAAAATTTATACCTGGCAATAAGGAAAGAAAAGAATCGTCCAGGTCAAAAAAGTTTAAAATAGGCAAGTATTTTAATAAAATGGCGAGCACGAAATGGTGGAGGAACCTGAAGCTTGGCCAGAAATATGGGGTTGCGCTTTTTGTGACCATTGGACTATTCACGGTTTCCACCGTTCTAACCTTCTTCTTGCTGACAATTGCCAATTCAAAACTGGAGACTGTTAAGGATTCTGGGGAAAAAGCCATTAAGATTACAGAATCAGCGGCCACTTTTCATCATAAAGGGAGCACGATTGGAAACTTTATCATTGACTCCAACCCCAAACATTTAAAAACATTTGATGAGCTGACAGAGGATTTTAATAAATTGAAAGAGGAAATTTCTCCGGAACTGAGCGATTCAAAATCAAAAACCCTTTTTAGGCAAATCGATGAAAATGATCAAAAAATCACCAGTTTATTTCATGATGTCATCGAGCCAGAAGTAAAACTGCAGCATGCAAGAGAATATAGGCTGGGGAAATTGCAGGCAGATAATATTATTTCTGAAACGGTTGATAAGTTAAATACCCTTGGCAGAATGATGAAGGAGGATCAGCAAAAGGCTGTGTCTTCTGCCAAATATGGTCTTATCCTTACTTTAATAGTACTTGGTATTTCAATCATCATTTCTGCTATCCTGGGAATCGCGAGCATCCTTTTTATTGGAAGTATAATTTCTAAAAAACTAACTGCCATTGTCCAATTCTCAAATGAAATTGCAGGAGGAAACCTCAATGCAAATTCAGTGGAATATGAAGGTGATGATGAAGTAGCACAGCTTAGCAGAGCCATGAACTCAATGAAAATAAAGCTGCAGACCATGATTCAGGAAATTAATGCAGTTTCTGGGTATGTGACAGAAAGAAGCGGAGAACTGAATATTGCTGCAAATGAAGTAAAAGCAGCCAGTCAGCAGGTGGCTTCAACCATGCAGGAACTGTCCGGAGGAGCCGAGGATCAGGCGGGTTCTGCAACGCGTTTATCTTTAATGATGGACGAGTACCTGGAAAAAGTAAAAGAAGCTTCATACAGCGGTAATGAAATAAAAAGTGCTTCCACAGAGGTGCTATCACTTACTGAGAATGGAAACAAGCTAATGAAAGAATCCCAGGAACAAATGAGATTAATTAACCAAATAATGAAGTCTTCTGTTGACAAGGTAAATGGACTTGATGATCAGACAAAACAAATCACCAGATTAGTTAAGGTTATAAAGGAAATTGCAGACCAGACCAACCTTCTGGCATTAAATGCAGCAATTGAAGCTGCCAGAGCCGGTGAGCATGGAAGAGGCTTTGCAGTAGTGGCAGATGAGGTGAGGAAACTGGCTGAGCAGGTATCATTCTCGGTTTCAGATATCACTAAGATTGTCGGGGGTATTCAAACGGAGTCAAACAGTGTGGCCACATCCCTTCAAACAGGCTATGTTCAAGTTGAAAAGGGAACCGGGCAAATTCAATTGACAGGACAAACATTTCAGAAAATTTATGAGGCAGTTAACTCAATGTCCAATAATGTCAGTGACATTTCCCGCAGCCTCGAGCAGGTATCCATTAATTCTGCCCATATGAACCAGTCCATTGGCAGTATTGCCGCAGTGTCTGAGGAATCTGCGGCAGGCATCGAACAAACGAGTGCATCAATGGCTCAGACTAACCATTCAATGGAGGAAATCTCAGACAATGCACAGTCCTTGTCGGAATTGGCAGAACAATTAAATGAGATGATTGCAAAATTCAAATTGTAA
- a CDS encoding acyltransferase family protein — MKQRDYYFDNTKFILIFFVVFGHLLRSFIEDNETIYTLYKVIYTFHMPAFILVSGFFAKGFYKKGYIKKIAKKLILPYIIFQVIYSIFYYFLYNKGTFELDPFNPHWSLWFLISMFCWNIMLLFFAKYKAVYSLAAAFIIGLAVGYADWISNYLSLSRTFVFFPLFLLGYYLKKEHFYALFQPKFRISALAIFAVVFIGFYLYPEVDYKWLLGSKPYTEMGAASIGAVLTRLGFYVLSLIMVFSFFAFVPSKQYFFTDLGKNTLYVYLLHGFFVRVFRESDVQGFFSKPENFLLLAGISLLLTLLLSSKLITSFAQPIIELRTSQLKKLKDRSKAYARFYRKKLTS, encoded by the coding sequence ATGAAACAACGTGACTATTACTTCGACAACACGAAGTTTATTTTAATCTTCTTTGTCGTTTTCGGACATTTACTCCGCTCTTTTATTGAAGATAATGAAACAATCTATACTTTATATAAGGTAATCTACACGTTCCATATGCCAGCATTTATACTGGTATCCGGTTTTTTTGCAAAAGGCTTTTATAAAAAAGGCTATATAAAGAAAATTGCAAAAAAGCTCATACTGCCATATATTATTTTTCAGGTTATTTATTCGATCTTCTATTATTTTTTATATAATAAAGGCACCTTTGAGTTGGATCCTTTTAACCCGCATTGGTCTTTATGGTTCCTGATCAGTATGTTTTGCTGGAATATCATGCTTTTATTCTTTGCAAAGTATAAAGCGGTTTATTCCCTGGCAGCTGCTTTTATCATTGGGCTTGCTGTCGGATATGCCGATTGGATTTCAAACTATTTAAGTTTATCGAGAACATTTGTGTTCTTTCCTTTATTCCTATTGGGTTATTATTTAAAGAAGGAGCATTTCTATGCGCTATTCCAGCCAAAGTTCAGAATTAGTGCATTAGCAATCTTTGCTGTAGTCTTTATAGGCTTTTACCTCTATCCTGAAGTGGACTATAAGTGGCTGCTTGGCTCAAAGCCATATACTGAAATGGGGGCAGCTTCAATTGGGGCAGTCTTAACGAGATTGGGCTTTTATGTCCTAAGTTTAATAATGGTATTTAGCTTCTTTGCTTTTGTGCCCAGCAAACAATATTTCTTTACTGATTTAGGAAAAAATACACTTTATGTCTATCTGCTTCACGGATTCTTTGTACGGGTATTCAGGGAAAGTGATGTACAGGGCTTTTTCAGCAAACCGGAAAACTTCCTGCTGCTTGCCGGAATATCGCTGCTGCTGACTTTGCTTCTCTCAAGCAAACTGATTACTTCATTTGCGCAGCCTATTATAGAACTGAGAACATCACAGCTAAAGAAGCTAAAAGATAGATCAAAGGCATATGCCAGATTTTATCGTAAAAAACTTACAAGTTAG
- a CDS encoding amidohydrolase yields the protein MDIIALRREFHMHPEVGFTEFRTASKIVELLNSLGYHLIYGRDAMDGDFMRGVPSNAVLEMAYQRALLDGANPNILQKMKGGYTTVIGVLKGIKPGPTVAFRFDMDALPIAESQDENHYPKVNGFRSKYEGNMHACGHDGHTAIGLGLAEKLADGQFAGTIKLIFQAAEEGVRGAYAIVQKGLLDDVDYMFCHHLGADVPTGEFHGGSTHFLSSTKMIAHYYGVAAHAGGNPEMGRNALLGASTALLNIHAIPRFSTGPTRVNVGILEGGTATNIIPQYAKMNIETRALTEEENKDLEERVRNIITHSASMHELDHQIEVIGAAIPITCDNELVELTIEEAKQAEGFTSFGNGEGKGLGSEDASFMIKRVQDLGGKGTYMIVGSTIPAPHHNPKFDIEEEILPHAVELFNRIARRILK from the coding sequence ATGGATATTATAGCTTTAAGGCGAGAGTTTCATATGCACCCTGAGGTTGGATTTACTGAATTTCGAACGGCTTCAAAGATAGTGGAGCTGTTAAACTCGCTTGGATATCATTTAATCTATGGGAGAGATGCAATGGACGGAGATTTTATGAGAGGAGTTCCATCCAATGCGGTTTTAGAGATGGCATATCAAAGGGCATTACTGGATGGTGCTAATCCGAATATACTTCAGAAAATGAAAGGTGGCTATACTACTGTAATTGGAGTTTTAAAAGGTATAAAACCGGGTCCTACCGTTGCATTTCGTTTTGATATGGATGCCTTGCCAATTGCAGAGAGTCAGGATGAGAACCATTATCCTAAAGTAAATGGTTTCCGTTCAAAATATGAAGGGAATATGCATGCTTGTGGGCATGATGGCCATACTGCCATAGGCTTGGGGCTCGCTGAAAAACTGGCGGATGGTCAGTTTGCTGGGACAATAAAGCTGATATTTCAGGCAGCAGAGGAAGGAGTTCGCGGAGCATATGCAATTGTACAGAAGGGGTTATTAGATGATGTGGATTATATGTTTTGTCATCATCTAGGTGCAGATGTTCCGACTGGTGAGTTCCATGGTGGTTCAACGCACTTCCTTTCCTCCACGAAAATGATAGCTCACTACTATGGTGTTGCTGCTCACGCAGGCGGTAATCCGGAAATGGGTAGAAATGCTTTGTTGGGTGCTAGTACCGCCTTATTAAATATACATGCTATCCCGCGCTTTAGTACAGGACCCACCCGAGTTAACGTAGGAATCTTAGAGGGTGGAACAGCAACTAATATCATTCCCCAATATGCAAAAATGAATATTGAGACTAGGGCTCTTACCGAAGAGGAGAATAAAGATTTGGAGGAGAGAGTTAGAAATATCATTACTCACAGTGCATCTATGCATGAGCTTGATCATCAAATTGAAGTTATTGGTGCCGCTATCCCAATTACCTGTGACAATGAACTGGTTGAGTTAACTATAGAAGAGGCAAAGCAAGCAGAAGGATTTACATCATTTGGAAATGGTGAAGGTAAAGGACTCGGGAGTGAAGATGCTAGCTTTATGATAAAACGAGTCCAAGATTTAGGGGGAAAAGGGACTTATATGATTGTAGGTTCCACTATACCCGCACCGCATCATAATCCAAAGTTTGATATTGAAGAAGAAATTCTTCCGCATGCAGTTGAATTGTTTAACCGAATTGCACGTCGAATATTAAAATAA